The following are encoded in a window of Candidatus Eremiobacteraceae bacterium genomic DNA:
- a CDS encoding helix-turn-helix domain-containing protein gives MTRARKGIVKDKPQLAALASGARQEIVDVLPRLGTASVADLARALDRPPDTLYYHIRALQRVGLILPAGHRRTERRSEALYRAVAPQIELRLEPRTPTRVKGAGAIVSSAMRMGIRDYKRALAQREVVATGPTREVWALRTTGWLTQAQIAKVVELIGRLAGDVSRPRGEGRLFGLTLVFAPLHQRGRERIRQT, from the coding sequence ATGACACGTGCGCGGAAAGGCATCGTCAAGGACAAGCCGCAGCTGGCGGCGCTCGCATCGGGTGCACGGCAGGAGATCGTCGACGTGCTGCCGCGGCTTGGGACCGCCTCCGTCGCGGACCTCGCGCGCGCGCTCGACCGTCCGCCGGATACGCTTTACTACCATATCCGCGCGCTCCAGCGGGTGGGCCTGATCCTGCCCGCCGGGCACCGTCGCACCGAGCGCCGGTCGGAAGCGCTCTACCGGGCGGTCGCGCCCCAAATCGAGCTGCGCTTGGAACCCCGAACGCCGACTCGGGTGAAAGGGGCCGGTGCGATCGTGTCGTCGGCGATGCGGATGGGGATCCGCGACTACAAGCGCGCGCTCGCCCAACGGGAGGTCGTCGCGACCGGTCCTACGCGGGAAGTGTGGGCGCTGCGCACGACCGGCTGGCTGACTCAAGCGCAGATCGCTAAGGTCGTCGAGCTCATCGGGCGTTTGGCCGGCGACGTTTCCAGACCGAGGGGCGAGGGACGGCTTTTCGGTCTGACCCTCGTCTTCGCGCCGCTGCATCAACGTGGGCGCGAAAGGATACGACAAACATGA
- a CDS encoding alpha/beta fold hydrolase — protein MKILAALIISMGCLYTAALASPCPSSVLLTYEQGTLAGVDWVDESATRSHSRSELTRSAVIDSTINLRDDRSTANSSTTLTMAGSPTSKPVVRDFPPGTIAWSDMVPSSIQQAIERALVLHQPSVEVPAASLFSTASGGVAVDRIDATDWTVAYHSKKYLVLTDAAGCVVSASLADFGVTIERRSSFAPSEYTLWPPYAAPPDRAYGVSSVTIPASGGATLAGTLTRPLHARLVPGAVLITGLSPHERNNGEPPWMPLRDIADALTRAGFAVLRVDDRGVGESTGDNKSWTTFKKAADVRTEAHWLASQRGIDPKRIMLVGYSEGGLIAPMVAADDPSIAAIVTLAGPGVSGMDVARYQTEARVDADPTIAAADRERQIEAQLAEPLSPHESSYMSIDPLTYAHRVRCPALIIQGSTDLDVPVRSAERIAAAMRANGDADVTVRLFPDISHSLLPDVAGVDTGWATLPAFLTSPQILQTVSAWAVKHLK, from the coding sequence ATGAAAATCCTCGCCGCGCTCATCATAAGCATGGGCTGCCTGTATACCGCCGCACTCGCCTCGCCATGCCCATCTTCCGTTTTGCTCACCTACGAGCAAGGAACGCTCGCCGGAGTCGACTGGGTGGACGAGTCGGCGACGCGATCGCACTCGCGCAGCGAGCTGACGCGCTCCGCCGTCATCGATTCGACGATCAACCTTCGCGACGACCGATCAACGGCGAACTCCTCGACGACCCTGACGATGGCGGGCTCCCCGACATCGAAACCCGTCGTGCGCGATTTCCCGCCGGGCACGATCGCCTGGTCCGACATGGTCCCGAGTTCGATACAGCAGGCGATCGAACGAGCTCTCGTGCTACACCAGCCTTCCGTCGAGGTGCCGGCGGCTTCGCTCTTCAGCACCGCGTCGGGCGGCGTCGCCGTCGATCGCATCGACGCGACCGATTGGACCGTCGCCTACCACAGCAAGAAGTATCTCGTGCTCACCGACGCGGCCGGATGCGTCGTTTCCGCGAGCCTGGCCGACTTCGGGGTCACGATCGAACGCCGCTCGTCGTTCGCGCCGAGCGAGTATACGCTGTGGCCGCCGTACGCCGCTCCACCCGATCGCGCATACGGTGTTTCGAGCGTGACGATTCCGGCCTCCGGAGGCGCCACGCTCGCCGGCACGCTGACGAGACCGCTCCACGCGAGGCTCGTACCGGGCGCCGTCCTCATCACGGGATTGTCACCCCACGAGCGCAACAACGGCGAGCCGCCGTGGATGCCGTTGCGCGACATCGCCGACGCTCTCACGCGCGCGGGCTTCGCGGTGTTGCGCGTCGACGATCGCGGGGTCGGCGAGTCTACCGGCGATAACAAATCGTGGACGACCTTCAAGAAGGCCGCCGACGTCCGCACCGAAGCGCACTGGCTCGCGTCGCAGCGCGGCATCGACCCGAAGCGGATCATGCTCGTCGGATATAGCGAAGGCGGTTTGATCGCGCCGATGGTCGCTGCGGACGATCCTTCGATCGCTGCGATCGTAACGCTCGCCGGTCCGGGCGTCAGCGGTATGGATGTCGCGCGATATCAGACCGAGGCCAGGGTAGACGCAGATCCGACGATAGCGGCTGCCGATCGCGAGCGGCAGATCGAAGCGCAGTTAGCCGAACCGCTTTCGCCTCACGAGAGCTCGTACATGAGCATCGACCCGCTCACGTATGCGCATCGTGTGCGGTGTCCGGCGCTGATAATCCAAGGGAGTACCGATCTCGACGTACCCGTGCGATCGGCGGAACGGATAGCAGCGGCGATGCGCGCGAATGGCGACGCAGACGTCACCGTCCGGCTGTTTCCGGACATAAGCCATTCGCTGCTCCCCGACGTTGCAGGCGTCGATACCGGTTGGGCGACGTTGCCTGCGTTCCTCACCTCACCACAGATCTTGCAGACCGTGTCCGCCTGGGCCGTTAAGCACCTCAAGTAG
- a CDS encoding GAF domain-containing protein produces the protein MSNEVQGIGHARSIVRVVVVVALATFALGSTLPNLFTDSVGLPFSTDEHNRVVAVFADNSPVRLGDVVDWQACDLTQKLAVGDQYFFEPGTFMSIPLIRGSRHFVATFRAEPQPSVIWLTAIKRGSATVFVIIAAVLLLRKPSKMLWGFFLYALGSVNGDPLAFEWEPIGIYAAHAMLMLGLSNVAGPVGLWMFASRFPQDRATGWRTYVDKGILPGAVVLALTAMFPFLASTFGRTYWTESVWPEVIALTIGLLCILDAFTHLRAGDRQRLKWVTAGFVTFYVADGYSLLASYLPSGGWPTTWSNAGWTVDVLSGVQIVIPITVAYAVLKHRVLDVNFVMSRALVYGIITTIVIGVFALVDWFFSRFLAQRQLAAVAEIIAALGMGFGINGMHRLIDRTIDKILFRRRHLAEVRLTRATSGIHHVTEASAIDETLTDEPVDALGLSSAAVFRRSRDGSFKRARAIGWEGGATAVITANDSLVQNIQGERGLIRLRDVRRPDAQLPDGHGSPTIAVPLFVRHELDGFVLFGSHVSGEDFDPVEIVLLERLANAAASTYDHLEAEAAMAEADRLGRELSEAKSVIASLRAQPAL, from the coding sequence ATGTCGAACGAAGTTCAGGGAATAGGGCACGCGCGGTCGATAGTCCGCGTTGTCGTCGTCGTCGCGCTGGCGACGTTCGCGCTCGGGTCGACGCTGCCGAATCTCTTCACGGATAGCGTTGGGCTTCCGTTTAGCACGGACGAGCACAACCGGGTTGTGGCCGTTTTTGCGGACAACTCGCCGGTCCGCTTGGGCGACGTCGTCGACTGGCAGGCTTGCGATCTCACCCAGAAGCTGGCCGTGGGCGACCAGTACTTCTTCGAGCCGGGCACGTTCATGTCGATACCGCTCATCCGAGGCAGCCGCCATTTCGTCGCGACGTTTCGCGCGGAGCCGCAACCGTCGGTTATTTGGCTCACCGCCATAAAGCGAGGTAGCGCCACCGTCTTCGTCATTATCGCGGCCGTGTTGCTCCTGCGCAAGCCGAGCAAGATGCTCTGGGGGTTTTTCCTCTACGCGCTCGGCAGCGTGAACGGCGACCCGCTTGCTTTCGAATGGGAACCTATCGGCATCTACGCGGCGCATGCGATGCTCATGTTGGGACTGAGCAATGTCGCCGGGCCGGTCGGGCTCTGGATGTTCGCATCGCGTTTTCCGCAAGATCGAGCGACCGGTTGGCGTACGTACGTCGATAAGGGGATCCTACCTGGCGCCGTGGTGCTGGCGCTCACGGCCATGTTCCCGTTTCTCGCGTCGACGTTTGGCCGGACGTATTGGACCGAGTCGGTGTGGCCCGAAGTCATCGCCCTGACGATCGGGTTACTGTGCATCCTGGATGCCTTCACTCATCTACGAGCTGGCGACCGACAGCGCCTCAAGTGGGTGACGGCGGGGTTCGTCACGTTTTACGTGGCCGATGGCTATTCACTACTCGCAAGCTATCTTCCGTCGGGCGGCTGGCCGACGACATGGTCAAACGCCGGCTGGACCGTCGACGTCCTTTCCGGCGTGCAGATCGTCATCCCGATAACGGTCGCGTATGCCGTGCTCAAGCATCGCGTCCTCGACGTTAACTTCGTCATGAGCCGTGCGCTCGTCTACGGCATCATCACGACGATCGTCATCGGCGTCTTCGCCCTCGTCGACTGGTTCTTCTCGCGATTCCTGGCACAGCGACAGCTCGCGGCGGTCGCCGAGATCATCGCCGCGCTCGGCATGGGTTTCGGCATCAATGGTATGCACCGGCTCATCGATCGCACGATCGACAAGATCCTATTCAGGCGGCGCCACCTCGCCGAGGTTCGCCTAACACGCGCGACATCCGGGATCCATCACGTGACCGAAGCGAGTGCGATCGACGAGACGCTCACGGATGAGCCGGTCGACGCTCTCGGCCTCTCGTCTGCGGCAGTATTCCGTCGATCTCGAGACGGCTCGTTCAAGCGGGCACGAGCTATCGGATGGGAAGGTGGCGCAACGGCTGTCATAACCGCGAATGATTCGCTCGTGCAGAACATCCAGGGCGAGCGCGGGCTCATCAGACTACGCGACGTGCGAAGGCCTGACGCCCAGCTGCCGGACGGTCATGGATCGCCTACGATCGCTGTTCCGTTATTCGTCCGTCACGAGCTTGACGGCTTCGTGCTGTTCGGCTCACACGTCAGTGGCGAGGACTTCGATCCCGTCGAGATCGTCCTGCTCGAGCGGCTCGCGAATGCCGCTGCATCGACGTACGATCACCTCGAAGCGGAGGCGGCCATGGCCGAGGCCGACCGTCTCGGACGCGAGCTCAGCGAAGCGAAATCGGTCATCGCCTCGCTCCGCGCTCAGCCAGCCCTCTGA
- a CDS encoding c-type cytochrome, whose translation MLKIASIVFAVVSAFVLSTIVMACSGQSSKPASAATPMPRPTLMYSSIANGRTIFDTGKDLDGVKIVAQATPLFNSCEACHRADGSGGRHFSDGAISADLRHDALVVQQKHPYDLALLERAISTGTDNEGKPLDKVMPHWRLSKRDLHDVAQYVLFGLK comes from the coding sequence ATGCTCAAGATTGCATCGATCGTCTTCGCCGTCGTTTCGGCTTTCGTCCTTTCCACTATCGTCATGGCTTGTTCGGGCCAATCGTCGAAGCCGGCTTCTGCTGCAACTCCGATGCCCAGGCCGACGCTTATGTACTCCTCGATCGCCAACGGGCGCACGATCTTCGACACCGGTAAGGACCTGGATGGGGTGAAGATCGTCGCACAGGCTACGCCGCTTTTCAACAGCTGCGAAGCGTGTCATCGGGCCGACGGTTCGGGTGGACGTCATTTCTCGGACGGCGCCATCAGCGCGGATCTACGCCACGATGCGCTCGTCGTCCAACAGAAGCACCCCTATGATCTAGCGCTTCTCGAACGAGCGATCTCGACGGGCACCGACAACGAAGGCAAGCCGCTCGACAAGGTCATGCCGCACTGGCGGCTGTCGAAGCGCGATCTCCACGACGTCGCGCAGTACGTGCTTTTCGGTCTGAAGTGA
- a CDS encoding PQQ-binding-like beta-propeller repeat protein encodes MSALMAAAIAATTMLYACSQKPQAAPTSTALGFSWPMYDGTYAGDRWSTLDAITAANAKSMKVVCSLALGETGAFQAGPVIVADTIYVTSMNDTYAIDATTCRLKWKSEYKPTGPVVFNTNRGVAYDDGTLFRDTEDAHLIALDAITGATKWDVKVADSSKGIFLSSAPIVWNGKIYAGLAGADWGVRGRMLAFDETDGHTVWSFDLIPEGAEAGASSWGRASTAATGGGSTWTSYALDTQTNEVFVPVGNPAPDFSGDYRPGSNLYTDSLVVLDANTGALKWYFQLVPHDIHDYDLGAPPILVTTKASKHLAVVSGKNGYLYAIDRATHAADYKVAVTTIRGESAAPTPQGTQVCPGWTGGSEWNSPAYDSEDNTIIVGTDDWCGTYMLAPPRYVAGKYFLGGSAIPAPWQQAHGWVTAIDADSGKVVWKYHTPGPALAAVSPTAGGLTFTGDMAGNFYALESKTGRVIYRYKTAGAIAGGIVAYQENGHEYVVSTSGNVSRSVWPGASGGMRIYVFSI; translated from the coding sequence ATGAGCGCGCTGATGGCCGCCGCGATCGCCGCTACGACCATGTTATATGCGTGCAGTCAGAAACCCCAGGCGGCGCCGACCAGCACGGCACTGGGGTTCTCCTGGCCGATGTACGACGGCACGTATGCCGGCGACCGGTGGTCGACGCTCGATGCGATCACCGCGGCAAACGCCAAGTCGATGAAAGTCGTTTGTAGTCTAGCGCTCGGCGAGACCGGTGCCTTCCAGGCCGGCCCGGTCATCGTGGCCGACACGATTTACGTCACGTCGATGAACGACACGTATGCGATCGATGCGACGACTTGCCGGCTGAAGTGGAAGTCGGAATACAAGCCGACGGGCCCAGTAGTCTTCAATACGAATCGTGGTGTCGCGTACGATGACGGAACGCTCTTCCGCGATACCGAGGACGCGCACTTGATCGCGCTCGATGCGATCACGGGCGCGACGAAATGGGACGTCAAGGTCGCCGACTCATCGAAAGGCATCTTCCTGAGTTCCGCGCCGATCGTCTGGAACGGCAAGATCTATGCCGGACTCGCCGGCGCCGATTGGGGCGTTCGGGGGCGCATGCTCGCATTCGACGAGACGGACGGCCACACGGTATGGTCGTTCGATCTCATCCCCGAGGGTGCGGAAGCGGGCGCTTCGAGTTGGGGAAGGGCGTCGACCGCAGCCACCGGCGGCGGGTCGACGTGGACGTCGTACGCGCTCGATACGCAGACGAACGAAGTCTTCGTGCCGGTCGGCAACCCGGCGCCGGATTTCTCGGGCGACTATCGGCCCGGCTCGAACCTCTACACCGATTCGCTCGTCGTCCTGGACGCGAACACCGGCGCGCTCAAATGGTACTTTCAGCTCGTGCCGCATGACATCCACGACTACGATCTTGGCGCGCCGCCGATCCTCGTCACGACGAAGGCGAGCAAGCACCTCGCGGTCGTGTCCGGGAAGAACGGCTACCTTTATGCGATCGATCGCGCGACGCACGCGGCCGACTATAAGGTAGCGGTGACGACGATCCGCGGCGAGTCTGCGGCGCCGACGCCGCAAGGCACCCAAGTCTGTCCCGGCTGGACCGGCGGATCCGAATGGAATTCGCCGGCGTACGATAGTGAAGACAACACGATCATCGTCGGAACCGATGACTGGTGCGGCACGTATATGCTGGCACCGCCGCGTTACGTCGCCGGGAAGTACTTCCTCGGCGGTTCCGCGATCCCGGCCCCGTGGCAGCAGGCGCACGGATGGGTGACGGCGATCGATGCGGACAGCGGTAAGGTCGTTTGGAAATACCACACCCCGGGCCCGGCGCTCGCGGCAGTTTCGCCGACGGCAGGCGGTCTGACGTTCACCGGAGACATGGCGGGCAATTTCTACGCGCTCGAGTCGAAGACGGGCCGAGTCATCTATCGTTATAAGACGGCAGGCGCGATCGCCGGCGGCATCGTCGCGTACCAGGAGAACGGGCACGAATACGTCGTTTCGACATCCGGCAACGTGTCGCGGTCCGTGTGGCCGGGCGCGAGCGGCGGCATGCGCATCTACGTGTTCTCGATCTGA
- a CDS encoding PepSY-associated TM helix domain-containing protein gives MRQAIFTIHKYLGFTVGAYLIVICATGAALVFLENQISDFRDFPMKHVQARPKMQSLDAILATADRAYPASHVTHILESCDSGCTYDVSFAQPDGGRLDVLVDPYTAHIVGSVLRSRTAIGRLYEFHANLFAGDEGSLINSAIGSVALLLVLTGAYMWPGWKRPSRGFSVKWTGGRWRVNFDIHKIVGIVSVAFLVLIIASGIGGVFVQEPPVTQSSSTPAHGNRSLLLDQLVADANEALPGTITMVYPPATADSTVVVREIVAGDPDPYGWSYVSVDRFTGRVVAMNDATKWPLAWRAYMWLYPLHIGSAGGYALRFVYVLVAFAPVVLYLTAFLMWLKRLEPQRPIA, from the coding sequence ATGCGGCAAGCGATATTCACGATCCACAAGTATCTCGGGTTCACCGTCGGCGCATACCTGATCGTGATCTGCGCGACCGGCGCGGCGCTCGTCTTTCTCGAAAATCAGATCTCGGATTTCCGCGACTTCCCGATGAAGCACGTCCAGGCGCGCCCAAAGATGCAGAGCCTCGATGCTATTCTAGCGACCGCAGATCGGGCTTATCCGGCCTCCCACGTCACGCACATCCTCGAGTCGTGCGACAGCGGTTGCACATACGACGTGAGCTTCGCTCAGCCGGACGGCGGCAGGCTCGACGTGCTCGTCGATCCATACACAGCGCACATCGTCGGAAGCGTGCTACGCAGCCGGACAGCGATCGGACGGCTTTACGAATTTCACGCGAACCTGTTCGCGGGCGACGAGGGTTCGCTCATCAACTCGGCGATCGGATCAGTCGCGCTGCTCCTCGTGCTCACGGGCGCCTACATGTGGCCCGGATGGAAGCGTCCGTCGCGTGGATTCTCCGTCAAGTGGACAGGCGGCCGATGGCGTGTGAACTTCGATATCCACAAAATCGTCGGCATAGTCAGCGTCGCGTTCTTGGTGCTCATCATCGCGAGCGGGATCGGGGGTGTATTCGTGCAGGAGCCGCCCGTGACGCAAAGCTCGTCCACGCCGGCTCACGGCAATCGTTCGCTCTTGCTCGATCAACTGGTCGCCGATGCGAACGAAGCACTGCCGGGAACGATCACTATGGTCTATCCGCCGGCGACTGCCGACTCGACGGTGGTGGTCAGAGAGATCGTCGCCGGCGACCCGGATCCATATGGGTGGAGCTACGTCTCGGTCGATAGATTCACTGGGCGCGTCGTCGCGATGAACGACGCGACGAAGTGGCCGCTCGCGTGGCGCGCGTACATGTGGCTCTATCCGCTGCATATCGGATCGGCCGGCGGCTACGCTTTGCGCTTCGTCTACGTCCTGGTCGCGTTTGCTCCGGTGGTCCTTTACCTAACGGCGTTTCTCATGTGGCTGAAGCGCCTCGAGCCTCAGAGGCCCATCGCCTGA
- a CDS encoding FAD-binding oxidoreductase, whose protein sequence is MLARGRRALGRGEFLGFIGTGVLCMTYPAVTACSPGAPGGRVVRPGDLDYDAARADKNARLAFTPDVIAYCDTRDDVVQSIRWATDHDKAVAIRSGGHDYEGYSLNDHGFVIDLSGHDGVTLHADGRRATVGAGAQLGDLYRVLAKSNRTLPAGTCPTVGIAGLVTGGGYGMLVRRFGLTCDWLRRVTLVDKDGVVRDSASDRSGADILWAARGAGGGSFGVITDFEFETIAAPPDVGYFSVRWKWEASTVEALLGRWMEWTNDDRRALTSALTLQTGAGRSVHLTGQFLGDERELAEMVAAFTKETKPTQLVVTSMPFMDAVNAFAGSASPRQSWKNKSSFGADPLTATAITTAVGILEAAPRSATCVLSFDSFGGAANDVGPDKTSFPHRDMSYLLQYQTYWDRQDASRDAYAWVRSAFDAIDPHTAQRSYRNYADLDLKDWQRRYFAGNYARLQQIKKMLDPHDVFRFPQSIELPAT, encoded by the coding sequence ATGCTGGCCAGAGGACGGCGCGCCTTAGGACGCGGTGAATTCTTAGGCTTCATCGGCACGGGCGTGCTTTGCATGACCTATCCTGCCGTCACCGCGTGCTCGCCGGGAGCACCAGGCGGTCGAGTCGTCCGCCCCGGTGACCTTGACTACGATGCCGCACGCGCCGATAAAAACGCGAGGCTCGCTTTTACGCCCGATGTGATCGCCTATTGCGACACGCGCGACGACGTCGTCCAAAGCATTCGGTGGGCGACCGATCACGACAAAGCGGTGGCCATCCGCAGCGGAGGCCATGACTACGAGGGCTACTCGCTCAACGACCACGGTTTCGTCATCGATCTAAGCGGCCACGACGGCGTCACGCTGCACGCCGACGGGAGGCGAGCGACCGTCGGTGCCGGTGCGCAGCTCGGCGATCTGTACCGCGTGCTCGCGAAATCGAATCGGACGCTGCCCGCGGGCACGTGCCCAACCGTCGGCATCGCCGGGCTAGTCACCGGGGGCGGTTACGGTATGCTCGTCCGGCGATTCGGCCTCACGTGCGACTGGCTGCGACGCGTCACGCTCGTCGACAAAGACGGAGTCGTGCGCGACTCCGCATCGGACCGCAGCGGCGCCGACATCCTCTGGGCCGCTCGCGGTGCCGGCGGCGGCAGCTTCGGCGTCATCACCGATTTCGAATTCGAGACGATCGCGGCTCCGCCTGATGTCGGGTACTTCTCCGTTCGTTGGAAATGGGAAGCGTCGACCGTCGAGGCACTGCTCGGGCGTTGGATGGAGTGGACGAACGACGATCGCCGCGCCCTTACGAGCGCCTTGACGCTGCAAACGGGTGCCGGGCGCAGCGTCCACCTCACCGGGCAGTTCCTCGGCGACGAGCGAGAGCTCGCAGAAATGGTCGCCGCCTTCACGAAGGAGACGAAGCCGACGCAACTCGTCGTGACGTCGATGCCCTTCATGGACGCGGTGAACGCATTCGCCGGCTCGGCGTCACCGCGCCAATCGTGGAAGAACAAGTCGAGCTTCGGCGCCGATCCGCTGACGGCGACCGCGATTACGACCGCCGTCGGCATCCTCGAGGCGGCACCGCGATCGGCGACCTGCGTGCTCTCGTTCGACAGCTTCGGCGGCGCAGCCAACGACGTCGGACCGGATAAGACGAGCTTCCCGCATCGAGACATGAGCTACTTGCTCCAATATCAGACGTACTGGGATCGACAGGATGCGTCGCGTGACGCATACGCGTGGGTGCGCAGCGCTTTCGATGCCATCGATCCGCATACCGCGCAGCGGAGCTATCGGAACTATGCCGACCTAGACTTGAAAGACTGGCAGCGCCGCTATTTCGCAGGCAACTATGCGAGATTGCAGCAGATCAAGAAAATGCTCGACCCGCACGACGTCTTCCGATTTCCGCAAAGCATCGAGCTGCCGGCGACGTAG
- a CDS encoding sulfite exporter TauE/SafE family protein: MAISKLLLAILGIFAVAFIAIWVAAARNRKPGFPSAKELAIGFVTNFFDALGIGSFATTTSLFKLWHVVPDENIPGTLNVGLTIPGVIEAFIFISIVNVDPTTLVLLIAAAVAGAWLGSGVVAHWPRRNIQVGMGTALLVAATLFTLSNLKLFPGGGTALGLDGVRLWSAVGANFCLGALMTLGIGLFAPCMIVVSLLGMNPIAAFPIMMSSTAFLMPVASTRFIKFDRYALRASLGLALAGVPAVLIAAFLVKSLPLTTLRWLVVIVVTYTAVAMLRSAKIVTGGTKVIGHSTT; the protein is encoded by the coding sequence ATGGCGATCTCGAAGCTATTGCTCGCGATCTTGGGTATTTTCGCAGTCGCCTTCATCGCGATTTGGGTGGCGGCGGCCCGTAATCGAAAGCCTGGTTTCCCAAGCGCGAAAGAACTCGCGATCGGATTCGTGACGAACTTCTTCGATGCGCTGGGTATCGGGTCGTTCGCCACGACCACGTCCCTGTTCAAGTTGTGGCATGTCGTTCCGGATGAGAACATCCCCGGCACGCTCAACGTCGGCCTTACCATACCGGGCGTTATCGAAGCGTTCATCTTCATCTCGATCGTCAACGTGGATCCCACGACGCTCGTGCTCTTGATCGCCGCTGCGGTCGCCGGCGCGTGGCTCGGCTCCGGCGTCGTCGCACACTGGCCACGTCGAAATATCCAAGTCGGAATGGGTACAGCCTTGCTCGTGGCGGCCACCTTATTCACTCTGAGCAACTTAAAGCTATTCCCCGGCGGTGGCACCGCGCTCGGGTTGGATGGCGTCCGACTGTGGAGTGCGGTGGGCGCGAATTTCTGCCTGGGTGCGCTCATGACGCTCGGCATCGGGTTATTCGCGCCGTGCATGATCGTCGTGAGCCTGCTCGGGATGAACCCGATCGCCGCGTTCCCGATCATGATGTCATCAACGGCATTCCTCATGCCGGTCGCGAGCACGCGCTTCATCAAGTTCGATCGCTATGCGCTGCGCGCATCGCTAGGTTTGGCGCTCGCCGGCGTTCCCGCGGTGCTCATCGCGGCGTTTCTCGTGAAATCCTTGCCCTTGACGACGCTGCGATGGCTCGTGGTGATCGTCGTGACATACACGGCTGTTGCGATGCTGCGCTCAGCGAAAATCGTGACCGGTGGGACCAAGGTCATCGGGCATTCAACGACTTAA
- a CDS encoding cupin domain-containing protein, with amino-acid sequence MRNLDRTWFAVLVISQLVGCSHGSTDYRGGFAAQAGAAEATTSERPLIIAEAAGEVRHWRPLTGMPVKRTLSSFTIKIDEKNGGSPGLWVGTSSMPVGGAIRLHRHLHEDEVLYIRSGTAHVRVGSLQGNAGAGALVFIPRNTWVSVNNVGKTPVFLLFEFNAPGFDRYMRCESVPAGELVMPVGPSEDKRCAQLGDVEYR; translated from the coding sequence ATGAGGAACCTCGATCGGACTTGGTTTGCGGTTCTCGTGATCTCGCAGCTCGTCGGATGCTCTCACGGCTCCACCGACTATCGAGGGGGTTTCGCCGCGCAAGCGGGTGCCGCGGAGGCGACCACTTCGGAGCGTCCCCTCATCATCGCTGAAGCGGCAGGCGAGGTCCGTCATTGGCGACCATTGACCGGCATGCCGGTAAAGCGAACGCTCAGCTCATTCACTATTAAGATCGACGAGAAGAACGGAGGCTCGCCCGGTCTTTGGGTCGGAACCTCGAGCATGCCGGTCGGCGGAGCAATACGGCTGCACCGGCATCTCCACGAAGACGAGGTGTTGTACATCAGATCGGGCACCGCACACGTGCGGGTAGGCAGCCTTCAAGGCAATGCGGGTGCCGGAGCGCTGGTTTTCATTCCGAGAAATACGTGGGTGTCGGTGAATAACGTCGGCAAGACGCCAGTCTTCTTGTTGTTCGAATTCAACGCCCCCGGTTTTGATCGCTACATGCGATGCGAATCGGTACCGGCGGGCGAGCTCGTGATGCCGGTAGGCCCATCTGAAGACAAACGTTGTGCGCAGCTCGGAGATGTCGAGTATCGTTGA
- a CDS encoding GNAT family protein, translated as MARVTLTGGPDGVRLEHPGSKHAAALQDGFNSGAAAPSTRWHLPRPMSAINPKGMRRYAIMRGERVIGTCRLWKPQYAGLELAIAIFDPEERGRGAGTFAVEKMCEVAFVTLGTHRVELGAYPDNAAAIHVYEKCGFTREALLRRYIHHEGSWRDLVWMAILKRDWIAKRGGRR; from the coding sequence GTGGCTAGAGTGACACTGACGGGGGGCCCGGACGGCGTCCGCCTCGAGCACCCGGGATCCAAGCATGCCGCGGCCCTGCAAGACGGGTTCAATTCAGGCGCGGCGGCGCCGTCGACGCGCTGGCATCTTCCACGTCCGATGTCGGCGATAAATCCTAAAGGGATGCGTCGCTACGCGATCATGCGAGGAGAGCGGGTCATCGGCACGTGCCGGCTATGGAAGCCGCAGTACGCCGGACTCGAACTCGCGATCGCGATTTTTGATCCCGAAGAGCGCGGACGCGGAGCGGGTACTTTTGCCGTCGAGAAGATGTGCGAGGTCGCGTTCGTCACGCTGGGAACGCACCGTGTCGAGCTCGGCGCCTATCCGGACAACGCGGCCGCGATTCATGTCTATGAGAAGTGCGGTTTCACACGCGAGGCTCTGCTGCGACGCTATATCCATCACGAAGGCTCGTGGCGCGACCTTGTATGGATGGCGATCCTGAAGCGCGATTGGATTGCCAAACGTGGCGGGAGAAGATAG